In Megalobrama amblycephala isolate DHTTF-2021 linkage group LG9, ASM1881202v1, whole genome shotgun sequence, the sequence TATGTGGCGTTTCTCACCTTGCGTGCAAATTCCCCTTTGCCTTTGCTGTACGCTTTGTTTTCCAGAAAGTCATAGACGTAGGGCAACAGCGTGGGGCAGGCCTTCACCATCTCAGGATTCAACAGCAGCTGTAAGACAAATTCGGCTCTCAGCACACCTGGATCAAAACACCTGAGCTAGcagaatccaaaaaaaaaaaaaaacacatgtcCTGATCTGACCCACCTGTAAATATGAGTTCAGGTCCTTCTTCCTTTTCTCCAAAAACTCCCTGTCCATGTTGTTAAAGGTCTTTTTGCCAGGAAGCTTGAGAATCGGACCAAGGCTCTCAAACTAAAGAAAGGACACAGATCTCAGCAAACTCCATAAAAGCCATTTAGGTCAGAAAATAACTTTGTTCACACTGGCAGACCAAATTTTTACGCATTTCCAGACTAACATGGAAACTGTGTTTGCAGAACTCACAGAATTTGAACAATAGTTTTTCTACACTTCCTTATTCCCTGGCATGCtagtttaataaatatattggcTAGTTCATTATGATTTAAAGTATCAATATGAGTAAAGTCTACATCGTTGTTTAACATATTATATcatgtttaaaattaattagaAATTTGCAGATTCACCCATAATCAGCACAGAAAATATAGAAAAATGTCTGGATTAAAATCTGATTTTTATGAAGCCAATACAAGCTGCATccatatatattttaagatatgatGAAATTAGGATTGTTGTGAATTTGTTTCAAGAACaacgaaaataaaaataaataacaataataaaaatacccaTTTTGCTTATAgagaatgaaaatatgaaaatttcaATTTCtcaaataatggttttaaagaaaaattactaaatacatatttttttttttttatatatatatatatatatatatatatatatatatatatatatatatatatatatatatatatatatatatatatacacacacacacacacacacacacacacacacatattacggaagaggattagggccaagcaataataaaaaaataaaaccatctcgagattaaactcgttaaatttcgagaaaaaagtcgagataaaatgttgagaataaagccttaaaattacgagaaaaaagtcgttaaattacaaaaaaaaagtcgttaaattacgagaacaaattcgttaaattatgagaaaaatgtcgttaaatttcgagaaaaaagtctagataaaatgtcgtaatttaacgagtttattctcaacattttatctcgactattttctcgaaatgtaacgagttttttctcgtaatttaacgagtttattctcaacattttatctcgacttttttctcgaaatttaacgagttttttctcgtaatttaacaagttttttctcgtaatttaacgagtttattctcaacattttatctcgacttttttctcgaaattgtaaagagttttttctcgtaatttaacaagttttttctcgtaatttaacgagtttattctcaacgttttatctcgacttttttctcgaaatttaacgagttttttctcgtaatttaacgagtttattctcaacgttttatctcgacttttttctcgaaatttaacgatttttttctcgtaatttaacgagtttattctcaacattttatctcgacttttttctcgaaatttaacgagttttttctcgtaatttaacgagtttattctcaacattttatctcgacttttttctcgaaatttaacaagttttttctcgtaatttaacgagtttattctcaacattttatctcgacttttttctcgaaatttaacgagttttttctcgtaatttaacgagtttattctcaacattttatctcgacttttttctcgaaatttaacaagttttttctcgtaatttaacgagtttattctcaacattttatctcgacttttttctcgaaatttaacaagttttttctcgtaatttaacgagtttattctcaacattttatctcgacttttttctcgaaatttaacgacatttttctattatattatctatatattttttatttatttatttatatttttaataacattattCATTGTGACTTCAGCACATTTCCCCCCAAATTGcattaatggaaaaaaatatttataacaattaaattataacatttataacaataatatcaTGTATTACAATTGGCAAGAATTTATACATCAGGGTTGTTTGTTGTACTGCCTGCAAGTTATGcagatttaatttttacatttttttttactattatatagtaaataaatagtaaaatatagtttataaattatatagtgataaataaatagttaaaaaaaaaatctccataaCTTAAAAGGCAGTACACAATCTACCCTGATAGGTGATGTATGATGTCCATTTATGGGTAAAGTTCTTCAGCTTTCCCCTCTCACCTGCTCCGTGATGCGCATGTGGAAGTCATGAAAATCGCTGTAGCGACGGTACGTCTTCCAAATGTCCTCACTGCCGTCGGAGTTCTTGCGTATGACGGTGATGGTGTAAAGGGCGTATGTCTTCCCATGATCGTTACAAACGCCTGCCATAGGAAGTTGGTTTAGAAAAGCATCAACTACAGAGAGGCAGGAGCGATGGAAATGATGGTGCAAGAGCCGGCAGGGGAAAAGAGAACAAGAGCGACAAGACAGACATACAGCCGAGAGAGGACAACAGAAGACAAAGCGACACAGGGACAGAGGGAAAGAAAATGAAtgtaagaaaataaagaaataaagttgaTGGAATGATAGTCACAGAATAAGATTGAAAACAAAGTGGCAGGAAAAGTGTTGCATCCTTCAAATAAACGAAGTTTGAAAATGAGAAGTGATGACTAGAGAAGAGAGGAACACTGAATGTCTCTTTAAATCACACAGACTTTTAATTTGAAACCTTGAAACAgtatttatcttttaaaatggCAAAATTCAGGCACAATTCTCACCTGTATCAGAGATAAAGGCATGAAGCTGAGCAGACTCATCCACGCTCCCGCTGCTGAGATCATCTAATGactacaaaacacacacattcattagAAACACATCGGACACATTCAGCACAACGTATGTATATATAGATAtgaacagttttatttaacatacTAAATTAATGCTTCCTGTTGGAGACCCGTTGAATGACTCTGGAGAAACAGAGAAATAAGAATTCAATTTGTGCTACATCTACACTAATTCAGACACATTTGAAAACGCATCTTTTTCTCTACGTTTTGGCCTTTCATCcacattaaagtgtttttgtccTGCGAAAATGCACTCCCAAGTGGATAAATATGAATATGCCGTTTTCGTGTTGTAGTAAGGACTGTGAAAACTGAGAATTtgaaaacgtccagtttcattctaaaacttataacttcttcctgagtctctccatcagtgtcgactccggtttgaacaatgtaaggctgaacaccgttactgacaatcctcattttggctgcgtgagattctccagctttgttgttgttgagcttttaaagctccgccctcttctggaaagggggctgggagcagcaactgatttgcatttaaagggacacacacaaaaacggcgcaTTGCGTTTTAGACCATACACGGAGTGGTAATCGAGTGCGACCTGAATGCGTCAGTAAGTGGTGAGATATTTCGCTAATAAAATGATTGTGCCAGGAGATTAACATGAGAAATGCATTATGTCTGGTCTCTTGGCATCATCTCAGAGAGCTTTAATTATGTTTTCGCATGTGGTGCAGTAAGATGATTTAAGCATCTTCCAACGTTTCAGAGTGGACGATACATTTTTGGAAAAAGCTTGAAAATACTAGTGAGGACGGAGCACATTTTAAAAACGAAAATGCCATCTTAAAATGTATCCGGTTTAATGTAGACATAGCCTTAGGAGATGATGCTTCGACTCATTGTTGCTGTCATTCATGACAGATCTGATCCCGTGTGTGTTTCTCACCTCCGTCCCCGTCATCAGATCCCCTGAAACTGGGTTCCTTCAGCATGTCCAGCTCGGCCAGCATCCGCACATACAGCGGGTGCTGCCTAAAAGACGGGTAATACCGTTCATCCTTCAACATCATATCATACACCTGAAAAACACAGTGAGCTCAATTAGTGGCCTTTTTATTGGTCAGAATACACAAAtcacacatacatgcacaccagagatgggcactcgagttagagactcggactcgagtcacactcgagtcgcattttaacagacttcagactcggactcgacctgaaatgacttcagacttgactcgactcggcacaaaagactctgaatgttttaaaaacgACTCAAGTCTTTTACCCATAACTGAAGTCATACtaaataaagaatttgtgttgtgtttaaatggttttataatcTGCGTCACATATATTTCCTTACGTGGTAGATCATAAGGAAACTTTTGTCATAGAATTTGATTACGCATGTCCGTGCGCGTAAACTCCGAAATGTCATAATAAGAGTCCCATGCAACATGACGGGAGCCACCGTGCCATATGTTCTTTCGTTTGGGTTTATTATCACGTCAGATCAGCTAGACGCacagaatgtgggaaaacaattaaagacaccCGAACAATatcatcaaattttatgagacatcacatccacaaaggttagtcacatAAACTCACACAAATAACTATTATACTGTGGTGTAGCTGCATGGCTCATTTGAATGGCCAGTCTGTAAAAtatgaacaacaaaaaaatctagactttaaacctagcactaggttttatcaatattttgtatgatttgcagcttttctatttcttaatgtgtgtccataagagagagagaaagagatgttaatctatttattacttaaagctcatattttaacatatcacaatcagcatgtgtagagttttcaattgacattcttaaacattccaaaatttgttattttatgaTAATGACTGTCATCAATAACAACAAAGCTGTATAACAAACTGCCGTATAACAAACCGTGACTCACTGGCGACATCTTGTGTCCGCTTAGTGACtattgaaaatgactactcgtgttgccaggacgactgttttgtacattttaatggattataaaataatccattatcccttacatcaaaggaccttaatttcaaataaaacagattatagaAAGATCATATTATTTTGTCTATATAATGCAACTAGGATAAAAAAATAGGATttgattatgagaaaaaaaaaaagtagagaCTCGAGACTCCAGggataaagacttcagacttgactcggactccagataaaagactcGTGAACATCTCTGATGCACACTGACCTTTCTCTGGATCTCATCAAATATCTCAGGCGTGGGATCCTCTTTGCTGAGCTTTTGAGCCAGTCTGGTAACAGACGCTTCATCCACCTGCACCCTTGGAGAGGCCTGATTGGAAAAAGAACCATGTCAATCATCACTTCATATCTTCGCTCCCGCCATGCACTATATGCGGTAAACctcagtttgtttttgtgtgaagtTTAAGAACTGGTAAATCTGAATCATTTCACCTTCTCAGACAGATACTGGTCATAGACGCCCACCGCAGCAGCTCTCAGCAGCCCTTTGGTTGTCTGGGTGCTCTGCTTTTTTCCATCCCTCTGGCTGCTCTGTAAGACCTCCAACTGCTGCTGCGCCGTGACCCGATAACCCTCCACCGTCAGCCAGAAGAACAGAACCGCCTGACCGCCCATGTGCTGCATGTAGTCTATAGAGAAAGATAAGAAGCAATAAGGGACGAGGTGATGATGTATTTCAAACAAGAGGACAGTTTGTGTATCCATCTCGACTCACCCATGAAGAACTGCAGTGCGATGTTATGCACTAGGATATGTTCCAACGGAATCACACACAACTTCCCAAAATTAGCTGCGAGTTTCAAAGTGTCAACTTCCTGTTTGGCAAAAATGTTAAATAGTCATTCTGAGGGTGAAATGTTAATTGTCAGACAACCGATTAATCGctgttaataattaaaatgatttcaaaagttaattttaaataataattacattttgaaagtcAAAAGTAACATCCAAAATGTTTAACTGTTTTTAGAAAACAGTTACTTCTGTATTTTCcataaacattattataaataaaggtacttttttattattttaattgtctGTATAATTATCTGTATAATTTcttaattatataaaacaaataaaacgcttacaaaatataaatgtattaaaatactgCAGGAgtaattatttaatgtaatttaattatttaatgttaatactctgaaaaacaaacattaatgtttttaattaatattcatgaattaCAATACAGGAAGTATAAATGAAACGGGGGATTTGGTTACCTTTCCTGATTGTAGCCTTTGTATTCGTGTTTCACAGACTTTCTTCACAAAAAGCAAACTATTCATTTGATTCTTTATTATGTTGATATCTgtgagagagaggaagaaaatGAAGAGTAAGCAATTTTTGTTATTATAAAGCCCTGAACTTTGCCTCATATTTTCCAAAATATACCCCAGAATTCATTGTTTATTTCCCAaccgaataaaaaaaaaaaaaaccctgacatTTAAGTGTATGTAAACACAGTAGTGGAGTGCATGTGTGTTTACCGTCTGCGCCCGTGTCCAGAGATCGGAGATGCTGAAGCTCCTCTAGGACTTTGTCTTTGACGGCCTCCAGCTCGGGCGGTTTGTCCGTCAGCTTTAAGATGTTCAAGAAGGCCTCATAGTTACAGCTTGAGTCACGAatctaaacacacacaaaaacgcttTAAAGGGAAAGCAAATAAATTTACAACACGCTTCTCTATTCTACGAACAGAGTAGGTCTCACCATCCAGATGACGAACTGATTGATGTAATCAGGGTCACTGAGCTGGTTAATTAAGGGCAGCAGGACTCCTCTGGCCAAAACTTCCTGCAGGACATCAAAGAATCAATCAATTAATCATCATCAACAAGTTTGCCCAGTTGCAAAACACCAAAGCTGGAGCTCTAATCTTTTAGTCTCAGCAGCAAGACTTGTCAGGATCAGATAAGCCACATCATGAGTTCAAAACAGAATCCTGCTTTCTGTAAATCTCTGATCTAGTGTCTTAAAGGATTTAATACTACTTAAGCTCTATCAACAGCATCTGTGATATACTGTCAATTACCATGGAGAATAATCTTTCCAAATGAAgatgcattttaaatgaaaataaatttactGCAGTACAATCAGtgataatttatatattataatagtatttattaattttctgAATCATCTTCTtgtcagttttagtaattttgctttggtcatttttattttctatttagctttactTTCTTATTTCTGATTtagttttaatcattttagtacttcaactaatttatttcagttagttggcaagggaacattttttaattttcggTTAAGTTATCATCTAATATTtagatttgtattttattttaaagagcaaaaaactattttaacagTACTAATTGGAAGGCAGAAAAGGTTACAGGGTTTAAAAATCAGAAAGTGCTTGCATAAAATGTATGGTTTTTTTGAGCTGTAATAGTTTCCTCCATGTAAACACTGCTTTACAGTATTCCTCCCATGTTACTTTCTTTAGCCGGGCATAACATTAGTtgaaagatttttatttaaatgcatttggGACTGATTtagcatgtgtgtgtttatgtctcACCCTGAGGAAGTATCTCATATTCTTGTTGTGGAAATCTCCAGAAGGTAGTAACAGGTACAGCAGCACCTCACAGAGATCCCGCAGGTAACCTGCACCAAAAACACAATACAGTCAAACCTTCAGCACAAACACAACGTACAGAACAGTCTGATCCTCAACCAAAGCTATTGCAGGATATCTGCAgggtttttaaaatcaaatttaaggctttttaagaTCTTTTTAAAGATTggcacaaataaaattaaaactgtaTGTCTATTCAGAGCAAACCAATACAATCTCAAAATAAATCATGTATCTCAGAGtcttttacttaaaggtgccatcgaacattttttttttttacaagatgtaatataagtctaaggtgtcccctgaatgtgtctgtgaagtttcagctcaaaataccccatcgattttttttaattaatttttttaactgcctattttggggcatcattaactatgcatcgattcatgctgcggtccctttaaatcgcgcgctcccctGCCCCCCTGAGCTGTcaactatattacagcacatttacaaagttcacacagctaatataaccctcaaatggagtcagtgttatgttgagattcacctgttcttcagaggtcttttaaacaaatgagatttatataagaaggaggaaacaatggagtttgagactcactgtatgtcatttccatgtactgaactctcgttatttaactatgccaaggtaaattaaatttttcattcgatggcacctttaattaaacaAGCAAGCTTAAAAAATATTCAAGACATGTTTTATTCATTATGTATTGAAAAAGGTTAACGTACCAACATATTGATACgatacacacaaattaaaggtTGAACAATATTATTACAGATTACTGTGCAGATACtagtaaaaactatatatacTGATTGTGTTAAATTATGTTCTTAGTCATTACTTCCTGTGACGTATAGAGAAGCTAAAAGAGTTTACACTGAATTCAATGCCAGATACAGATAATGTgggacttttaattataaacaagcctaCAATACTCCGCaatcttattttgaaatgtttgccATCTAAAATATGTACTATTATAACCATTTTCACTATATTACAGTATAAACACCATTAAGTAAACATTGTCAAAATTCATCAACAGTAGATTAATAAGTAATCTCTTGGCATAAATGTATTCAATGACTGTGAATTGATCTGAAACTGGGGGCCTGTAAATTGCACAACAGCACCGCATTTTTACTTTCAatcattttattatcattatttaagTCATTACCTTTTGAAGTTTAATGATCACATTAATCTGCATGACGATTCCTGTTTTTTCCATAGAAATTTCCAAATAGAAGACCTCTTGACATGATAATTAAGATTTTTCTCATACcactaatatatttttaaaactatatatgaCCTTAAATTCTATAAAACCGATGTTTAAGACTTGTTAAGGACCCGCAGGAATCCTGTATCTTATGATTTTAGAAGTCTTGGAATATTGCGCACAAGTTGAACAAACTAGTTTCATGGTGCTTTTGTGCATTTTTGAAATTCAACAGTTCCTGTTCCTAATCATTCATCAAAACTcctttttgtgttccacggaATAAAGAAAGTAATTCGGTTTTGAAaagacacaagggtgagtaaatcatttgTTATAATTCATCTGATGATGGTGGACTGAAGATGTGATCACATGTGACATATTTTATATTCCCAAggcacatatacacacaccatGCTTCCACACAAAATGGGATTCTTGTTTTCTCTGATTGTCAGTCAGTCACCAAAAGCGTTTTCAAAGCATGTCAATGCATTAATGACtgggtgtgtgtttgtattttttgcTAATCAAGTCTTTCAGCTTGTCTGGCCTATAAGATCTGCCCTAGAGAAACATGTACAACTTATTCATTACTATTGTTGACATAAAATACGCCTTGAATCACTGGGCTGGAGTCTTTGATCTGTCTATAGACACAAATCTGACTTGCTCTGTGTTTATCTTACCTTCTTCATCCTTGCGTGACATGCACACCATGTCTCTACAAATATTCCTCTCCATTTCTACCTCCGCCTCAAAAAACGAGTCCAGCAGCTCCTCAGGAGCATCACCtgccacaaacacacaaataacGTCATGCACATGCTGACATTATGAGTCATTAAAACCAAGTTCACATTAAAGACTTAAAGCCCTTATGTCAGTAATCAGGCATTAGGAAATCAACTATTTATTACTTGCTACAACAATTTTAGTCCTGATATTGAGATCTTTACACTAAacatcttattgtaaagtgttacgaTTATTGCTTTTCTTGGTTTAATCGGTCCATTGATAAACATTTTGTCTAGGTTTTGCAGACAATGTGTATTGAGAGGAAAGAATGATAATTACGTTGTTTAGGATCTTCTCTCTCATTCAGCCTCTCTTGAGCTTTCCTGAAAACACGCAGATGAGTTGCAAAATCATCCACCAGTCTGGTTGTGAAATACGGCTGCCAGTCCACCTCTTTAGACCTGAGGAATGGAAAGATTGAGGATCAATGAATCATGGGAGTTACAGTCTCCATTTCAACATGGTGTTTACCAAGGAAAATGTGTAAGAACTTGTGAATGCAGTGTTTGGTTTGTGGTTAGGTGTTGCATCAGGCCTGGAACCCTCTGCAGCAGTGATTTTAAAGCAGATGTGAGGGTAAACGGGTCTGACAGGTGTCTCACCTGGTGGAGAACTGGACGAGGGCGTTCTGGACTGTCTGACGGATCTCCAAGAGGAACGTTTCATCATCACTCAGTGTGTAGTACCAATACTGGATATAGTCCCTCAAAGCAAACTGGATGACCTGATGAATGACATGAGAAGAGGATCAGAACAGGACactatttgattaaaaaaatgtcaaaaagatCATGAGAGAGGATATACATGAGAAGTGAGCGAGAGGTATAGTCTATGATAATTAGGGCTGTCCCC encodes:
- the snx13 gene encoding sorting nexin-13 isoform X3, with the translated sequence MFAEASLSIWGWGGLGVVLFLISFGPFAIFYLAFYILCFIGGGFVVLLLFGKTNSEKHLERCEHSYLPSTQPAILKVSEEMKSESKPIKIDRRLTGSNIIDEPLQQVIQFALRDYIQYWYYTLSDDETFLLEIRQTVQNALVQFSTRSKEVDWQPYFTTRLVDDFATHLRVFRKAQERLNEREDPKQRDAPEELLDSFFEAEVEMERNICRDMVCMSRKDEEGYLRDLCEVLLYLLLPSGDFHNKNMRYFLREVLARGVLLPLINQLSDPDYINQFVIWMIRDSSCNYEAFLNILKLTDKPPELEAVKDKVLEELQHLRSLDTGADDINIIKNQMNSLLFVKKVCETRIQRLQSGKEVDTLKLAANFGKLCVIPLEHILVHNIALQFFMDYMQHMGGQAVLFFWLTVEGYRVTAQQQLEVLQSSQRDGKKQSTQTTKGLLRAAAVGVYDQYLSEKASPRVQVDEASVTRLAQKLSKEDPTPEIFDEIQRKVYDMMLKDERYYPSFRQHPLYVRMLAELDMLKEPSFRGSDDGDGESFNGSPTGSINLSLDDLSSGSVDESAQLHAFISDTVDAFLNQLPMAGVCNDHGKTYALYTITVIRKNSDGSEDIWKTYRRYSDFHDFHMRITEQFESLGPILKLPGKKTFNNMDREFLEKRKKDLNSYLQLLLNPEMVKACPTLLPYVYDFLENKAYSKGKGEFARKVPPLLQKSDIDPEHCRVSAQLDDNVDDNIPLRVMLLLMDEVFDLKERNQWLRRNIKNLLQQLIKATYGDTINRKIVDHVDYMTSPEQVSDYVKRFRDSYWPNGILAETPPRRDKSLRMRTRVAAKTTLLGIMPDELKHIIGAETTRKGILRVFDMFQHQSLNRRLVYVFLEGFLETLFPQYKFPELFVKLHSRSPRVLKYSQKMRSLHKR
- the snx13 gene encoding sorting nexin-13 isoform X1, with product MFAEASLSIWGWGGLGVVLFLISFGPFAIFYLAFYILCFIGGGFVVLLLFGKTNSEKHLERCEHSYLPSTQPAILKVSEEMKSESKPIKIDRRLTGSNIIDEPLQQVIQFALRDYIQYWYYTLSDDETFLLEIRQTVQNALVQFSTRSKEVDWQPYFTTRLVDDFATHLRVFRKAQERLNEREDPKQRDAPEELLDSFFEAEVEMERNICRDMVCMSRKDEEGYLRDLCEVLLYLLLPSGDFHNKNMRYFLREVLARGVLLPLINQLSDPDYINQFVIWMIRDSSCNYEAFLNILKLTDKPPELEAVKDKVLEELQHLRSLDTGADDINIIKNQMNSLLFVKKVCETRIQRLQSGKEVDTLKLAANFGKLCVIPLEHILVHNIALQFFMDYMQHMGGQAVLFFWLTVEGYRVTAQQQLEVLQSSQRDGKKQSTQTTKGLLRAAAVGVYDQYLSEKASPRVQVDEASVTRLAQKLSKEDPTPEIFDEIQRKVYDMMLKDERYYPSFRQHPLYVRMLAELDMLKEPSFRGSDDGDGESFNGSPTGSINLSLDDLSSGSVDESAQLHAFISDTVDAFLNQLPMAGVCNDHGKTYALYTITVIRKNSDGSEDIWKTYRRYSDFHDFHMRITEQFESLGPILKLPGKKTFNNMDREFLEKRKKDLNSYLQLLLNPEMVKACPTLLPYVYDFLENKAYSKGKGEFARKMDTFVNPLRSSMRNVSNAVKSLPDSLAEGVSKVSADVGQDFKKLGQDIKQSIFKVPPLLQKSDIDPEHCRVSAQLDDNVDDNIPLRVMLLLMDEVFDLKERNQWLRRNIKNLLQQLIKATYGDTINRKIVDHVDYMTSPEQVSDYVKRFRDSYWPNGILAETPPRRDKSLRMRTRVAAKTTLLGIMPDELKHIIGAETTRKGILRVFDMFQHQSLNRRLVYVFLEGFLETLFPQYKFPELFVKLHSRSPRVLKYSQKMRSLHKR
- the snx13 gene encoding sorting nexin-13 isoform X2: MFAEASLSIWGWGGLGVVLFLISFGPFAIFYLAFYILCFIGGGFVVLLLFGKTNSEKHLERCEHSYLPSTQPAILKVSEEMKSESKPIKIDRRLTGSNIIDEPLQQVIQFALRDYIQYWYYTLSDDETFLLEIRQTVQNALVQFSTRSKEVDWQPYFTTRLVDDFATHLRVFRKAQERLNEREDPKQRDAPEELLDSFFEAEVEMERNICRDMVCMSRKDEEGYLRDLCEVLLYLLLPSGDFHNKNMRYFLREVLARGVLLPLINQLSDPDYINQFVIWMIRDSSCNYEAFLNILKLTDKPPELEAVKDKVLEELQHLRSLDTGADDINIIKNQMNSLLFVKKVCETRIQRLQSGKEVDTLKLAANFGKLCVIPLEHILVHNIALQFFMDYMQHMGGQAVLFFWLTVEGYRVTAQQQLEVLQSSQRDGKKQSTQTTKGLLRAAAVGVYDQYLSEKASPRVQVDEASVTRLAQKLSKEDPTPEIFDEIQRKVYDMMLKDERYYPSFRQHPLYVRMLAELDMLKEPSFRGSDDGDGESFNGSPTGSINLSLDDLSSGSVDESAQLHAFISDTGVCNDHGKTYALYTITVIRKNSDGSEDIWKTYRRYSDFHDFHMRITEQFESLGPILKLPGKKTFNNMDREFLEKRKKDLNSYLQLLLNPEMVKACPTLLPYVYDFLENKAYSKGKGEFARKMDTFVNPLRSSMRNVSNAVKSLPDSLAEGVSKVSADVGQDFKKLGQDIKQSIFKVPPLLQKSDIDPEHCRVSAQLDDNVDDNIPLRVMLLLMDEVFDLKERNQWLRRNIKNLLQQLIKATYGDTINRKIVDHVDYMTSPEQVSDYVKRFRDSYWPNGILAETPPRRDKSLRMRTRVAAKTTLLGIMPDELKHIIGAETTRKGILRVFDMFQHQSLNRRLVYVFLEGFLETLFPQYKFPELFVKLHSRSPRVLKYSQKMRSLHKR